A segment of the Knoellia sp. p5-6-4 genome:
TCCCACGACCGTTACCTGCTCGAGCGGCTCTGCGACCGGCAGGTGGCCCTCATGGGTGACGGTCGGGTGCGGGAACTGCCGGGAGGGGTCGAGCAGTACCTCGAGCTCCGCCACGAGCAGGAGGAGGCTGCCACCGTGTCAGGGGCGGCGCAGCCCGCGACGCCCACGGCACCTCAGGCAGCGGGTCCGTCGGCGGCCGAGCTGCGTGAGGCCCGCAAGGACATGGCCCGCATCGAGAAGCAGCTGGCCCGGCTCGCCGAGCGCGAGGAGCGGCTGCACACCGCGATGGTCGAGGCGGCCACCGACCACGCCAAGGTGCTCGAGCTCAACGGCCAGCTGCGCGAGATCGTCGACGAGCGGGAGGCACTCGAGCTCGAGTGGCTCGCCGCCGCCGACGTCGTGGGCTGACCGGGTCGCCGACCTCAGCCGGCGGGCCGCATGTGGGACCACGGGCGGTCGAGGCGGAACAGCCTGCCCGTTACCTCGACCGGCTTGATCTCGACGATGCTGAACTTGGCCGTGGGCACCCAGGGGCGCAGGGGGAGGTTCTCGGCCTGGTCTGCCTCCTCGCCCTGGAGCTCGCGAGCCGTGCCTCGCACGACGACGCTGGTGGCCCGCTCCTCGTCGTAGTGGTCGATCTCGAACGCCACGTCGTGGTTCATCGTGATGCCGAGGAGCTTGCTGCCCTCCGCGGTCCGGAAGACGATCCGTCCCCGGTGCACGACGTAGTTGATCGGGACGATGTGCACCTCGTTGACGAGGTGGAACGCGAGACGGCCGAATTCCTGCTGCCGGAGGAGCTCCCAGCAGTCGAGTTCGGGCAGCTCGGTGACGACCTCGTGGTTGTTGTCCATGAGCCCTCCTCGGCCGCTGTTGGTGGTGCGCCAAAAGTAGGACGAACCGCGCGGGCTGCGGATGGGCCGAAAGACTCAGCCGTTGCGGCAGTCAGCTCTCGAACGGGCTGAGCAGCCGGCGGAGCAGGTCGGCCAGCTGGGCCCGCTG
Coding sequences within it:
- a CDS encoding pyridoxamine 5'-phosphate oxidase family protein codes for the protein MDNNHEVVTELPELDCWELLRQQEFGRLAFHLVNEVHIVPINYVVHRGRIVFRTAEGSKLLGITMNHDVAFEIDHYDEERATSVVVRGTARELQGEEADQAENLPLRPWVPTAKFSIVEIKPVEVTGRLFRLDRPWSHMRPAG